A genomic segment from Equus asinus isolate D_3611 breed Donkey chromosome 23, EquAss-T2T_v2, whole genome shotgun sequence encodes:
- the LOC106839745 gene encoding serine/threonine-protein kinase MRCK alpha-like isoform X1, with product MGTAYEGHVWIPKKTGVEKGWQRALAIACDFKLFLYDVDEEKDSKPNVVVSQSIDMRDRAFSVSPVWSSDFIPGKKKEMLRMFKVTASQLSAPSNRYSIPILADSENERSEWVRVLSELHEILRKRHSGDRSVYMLKEACDSSLPLIKTTQTATIIDHKRIALGNEEGLFIVHVTIDEIIRVGDMKHIHQIELIPHGQMVAVISGRRHHVQLFPMSALDGRKTDVHKLVETKGCQTMTSGTVCQGAHTCLCVARKSHVFCYELFQSKKISHRKFKELQTPTNVQWMAIFGEQLCIGFQSGFLRYPLKREGIPYRMLHSHDPTLSFIARQPVDALCAIEISSIEYLLCFKSIGIYTDSRGLRSRPAELMWPATPTYCRYNAPYLSVYSENAVDIFDVNSTEWIQTVPLKKMEMNLYFPNQMIVRSKQVFPRLDSKRRYSFRVPKGKGLPPKAL from the exons ATGGGAACAGCCTATGAAGGCCACGTCTGG aTCCCCAAAAAAACAGGAGTGGAAAAAGGATGGCAGAGAGCACTGGCTATAGCTTGTGACTTCAAACTCTTCCTGTATGACGTGGATGAAGAAAAAGACTCAAAACCCAACGTTGTAGTGAGTCAGTCGATCGACATGAG GGACAGAGCATTTTCTGTCAGTCCTGTCTGGTCCTCTGATTTTATTccgggaaagaaaaaggaaatgctcCGTATGTTTAAA GTCACAGCTTCCCAGCTCTCAGCACCTAGTAATAGATATTCAATTCCAATATTAGCGGATAGCGAGAATGAGAGGAGTGAGTGGGTGCGAGTGCTGAGCGAATTGCACGAGATACTGAGGAAACGTCATTCCGGGGACCGCTCTGTCTACATGCTGAAAGAGGCTTGTGATAGCAGTCTACCCCTGATCAAAACCACCCAGACAGCGACAATCATAG ATCACAAAAGAATCGCTCTGGGAAATGAAGAAGGGTTGTTCATTGTGCACGTTACCATAGATG AAATTATCCGAGTTGGTGACATGAAGCATATTCATCAGATTGAGCTCATCCCTCATGGCCAGATGGTTGCAGTGATCTCAGGGAGACGTCACCATGTGCAACTGTTTCCTATGTCAGCTTTGGATGGACGAAAGACTGATGTTCACAAGCTGGTAGAAACCAAAGGGTGCCAGACCATGACTTCTGGAACAGTGTGCCAAGGAGCCCATACATGCCTCTGTGTAGCTCGGAAAAGCCATGTCTTCTGTTATGAGCTGTTTCAAAGCAAGAAAATTTCTCACAGAAAATTTAAAGAGCTCCAAACGCCAACCAATGTCCAGTGGATGGCCATCTTCGGTGAACAGCTTTGTATAGGATTCCAGTCAGGATTCCTGAGATATCCTTTGAAGAGAGAAGGAATCCCATACAGGATGCTCCACTCACACGACCCTACACTGTCGTTTATTGCACGTCAACCAGTGGATGCTCTCTGTGCAATTGAGATCTCCAGTATTGAATATCTGTTATGTTTTAAGAGCATTGGAATTTACACTGACAGCAGGGGCCTCAGGTCCAGGCCAGCTGAACTGATGTGGCCAGCAACTCCAACGTACTGCC GTTACAATGCCCCATATCTCTCAGTGTACAGTGAAAATGCAGTGGACATCTTTGACGTGAACTCCACGGAATGGATCCAGACCGTCCCCCTCAAGAAG